One Cryptomeria japonica chromosome 9, Sugi_1.0, whole genome shotgun sequence genomic window carries:
- the LOC131032527 gene encoding cytochrome P450 71AU50-like, producing the protein MRMIDERVEQRRRRTKRSENPVLLDVMLDMAESESSKIQDSRLYIKSTILNMLVGGAEMSSVTIEWAMIELLRKPQVMARAQQEIELQETFRLHPVGAFMVSHESTEGCNVGGYYIPPKTRLLVNVWAMGTDESIWEDPLEFKPERFIGSSIDLKGQHFELLAFGAGRRGCPGMSMGTSVVHLAVAQLIHCFDWSVEGEVSREEEFGLNLPIKFPLSALASWRLTTAGPP; encoded by the exons ATGCGTATGATCGATGAGCGCGTTGAGCAGAGGAGGAGGAGGACTAAAAGGTCGGAGAATCCGGTCCTTTTGGACGTTATGCTGGACATGGCTGAGAGCGAAAGCTCCAAGATACAAGACTCTCGCCTTTACATCAAATCAACCATCTTG AATATGCTAGTTGGTGGAGCAGAGATGTCTTCCGTAACTATAGAATGGGCGATGATTGAGCTGCTGAGAAAGCCTCAAGTAATGGCAAGGGCGCAACAAGAGATTGAATTGCAG GAAACATTTCGATTACATCCAGTAGGGGCCTTTATGGTGTCGCACGAGTCCACTGAAGGTTGCAATGTGGGAGGATATTACATTCCACCCAAAACAAGGTTGCTTGTGAACGTCTGGGCAATGGGAACGGATGAAAGTATTTGGGAAGATCCTTTAGAATTCAAGCCTGAAAGATTTATTGGATCAAGCATAGATCTGAAAGGTCAACACTTTGAATTGTTGGCTTTCGGAGCAGGAAGGAGGGGATGCCCCGGAATGTCCATGGGGACTTCCGTTGTTCACTTGGCTGTGGCTCAGCTCATACATTGCTTTGATTGGAGTGTGGAGGGTGAGGTGAGTAGGGAAGAAGAGTTTGGTTTGAACTTACCTATAAAGTTTCCTCTTTCTGCTCTTGCCTCCTGGAGGCTCACCACTGCAGGACCACCATAA